One window from the genome of Armatimonadota bacterium encodes:
- a CDS encoding acyl-CoA dehydrogenase produces MDAKSAQVAIPGGGFVVGPTPPEAVFTPEDLTDDHRMVQRTVEQFVEQEVQPHIKETDEHNWDLVVKQFRGFGELGFLGADVPEAYGGGGLDKISALVIKDAMSSAASFATMVSAHTGIGTLPIVFFGNEEQKQKYLPKLASGEWVSSYALTEPTAGSDAMAIRARATRSPDGSHYVITGVKQFITNAKMADLYLVYAKVDGEHHTCFIVERGTEGVTIGEEEHKLGIKGTSTASIFLENARVPAANLLGEVGQGHKIAFNILNVGRFYLAAGCVGGARFALREAVVYAKERKQFGKAIAEFGLIQQKLGRMAAATFAAESMLYRTGGLISEALGGEAHDSSQVVAALEEYAVECSVNKVFCSEVLDAVVDEALQIHGGYGFVEEYPVARAYRDARINRIFEGTNEINRLLIPAMLLRRAQKGRLGLFAAAQKVAGEMLSPNVGGEGVVAGPLAEERRLVDAARRAFLFAAGAATQKYLTELENQQEILGGIADMAIDLFAIESAVLRAARTAARGGASAGLQAAMAAYFLDDALPRIETNARRVLAATEDGDTLRTMLSGLRRFLKIPSVNTVRLGRQIAGAVINAGKYVA; encoded by the coding sequence ATGGATGCTAAGTCGGCGCAGGTCGCGATCCCCGGTGGCGGATTCGTCGTCGGGCCCACGCCCCCGGAGGCGGTCTTCACCCCGGAGGATCTGACGGACGACCACCGCATGGTCCAGCGCACGGTCGAGCAGTTCGTAGAACAGGAAGTCCAGCCGCATATCAAAGAGACCGACGAGCACAACTGGGACCTGGTAGTCAAGCAGTTCCGCGGGTTTGGGGAGCTGGGCTTCCTGGGAGCCGACGTGCCCGAGGCCTACGGTGGGGGCGGCCTGGACAAGATCTCCGCGCTGGTCATCAAGGACGCGATGAGCTCGGCGGCCTCGTTCGCGACCATGGTAAGCGCGCACACCGGCATCGGGACGCTGCCCATCGTGTTCTTCGGCAACGAGGAACAGAAGCAGAAGTACCTGCCCAAACTGGCATCGGGCGAGTGGGTCAGCAGCTACGCCCTGACCGAGCCCACCGCCGGCTCAGACGCGATGGCCATACGCGCACGCGCTACGCGCAGCCCGGATGGCTCGCACTACGTGATCACCGGCGTCAAGCAGTTCATCACGAACGCGAAGATGGCCGACCTCTACCTGGTCTACGCCAAGGTGGACGGCGAGCACCACACCTGCTTCATCGTGGAAAGGGGCACCGAGGGGGTCACGATCGGCGAGGAAGAGCACAAGCTGGGGATCAAGGGCACCTCGACCGCCTCGATCTTCCTCGAGAACGCGCGTGTGCCGGCCGCCAACCTGCTGGGCGAGGTCGGCCAGGGACACAAGATTGCCTTCAACATCCTCAACGTCGGCCGCTTCTACCTGGCGGCGGGGTGCGTGGGTGGGGCGCGCTTCGCGCTGCGCGAGGCCGTCGTCTACGCGAAGGAGCGCAAGCAGTTCGGCAAGGCCATCGCCGAGTTCGGCCTGATCCAGCAGAAGCTTGGACGGATGGCCGCGGCGACCTTTGCCGCCGAGAGCATGCTCTACCGGACCGGAGGCCTCATCAGCGAGGCGCTGGGCGGCGAGGCCCACGACAGCAGCCAGGTGGTCGCGGCGCTGGAGGAGTACGCGGTCGAGTGCTCGGTCAACAAGGTCTTCTGCTCCGAGGTGCTCGACGCGGTCGTGGACGAGGCGCTGCAGATCCACGGCGGCTACGGCTTCGTGGAGGAGTACCCGGTGGCGCGGGCCTACCGGGACGCGCGCATCAACAGGATCTTCGAGGGCACGAACGAGATCAACCGGCTGCTCATCCCGGCAATGCTGCTGCGCCGGGCGCAGAAGGGCCGCTTGGGGCTGTTCGCGGCCGCGCAGAAGGTGGCCGGCGAGATGCTTTCCCCAAATGTCGGGGGAGAGGGCGTGGTTGCCGGGCCTCTCGCCGAAGAGCGCCGCCTGGTGGATGCTGCGCGCCGGGCATTCCTGTTTGCCGCAGGAGCCGCGACCCAGAAGTACCTTACCGAACTGGAGAACCAGCAGGAGATCCTGGGCGGCATAGCCGACATGGCGATCGATCTGTTCGCCATCGAGAGCGCGGTGCTGCGGGCCGCCAGGACCGCTGCCCGCGGCGGGGCTTCCGCGGGGTTGCAGGCCGCGATGGCCGCCTACTTCCTCGACGACGCGCTGCCGCGCATCGAGACCAACGCGCGCAGGGTGCTGGCCGCCACCGAGGACGGCGACACCCTGCGTACCATGCTGTCCGGTCTGCGCCGGTTCCTCAAGATCCCTTCGGTGAACACGGTGAGACTCGGGCGCCAGATCGCCGGGGCGGTGATCAACGCGGGGAAGTACGTCGCGTAG
- a CDS encoding acetyl-CoA C-acyltransferase, whose amino-acid sequence MREAVIVSSVRTAVGKAPRGALKDTRPDELAAIAVREAVRRVAGLDPQEVEDCILGCAFPEAEQGMNVARVVALRAGLPITTSGMTINRYCSSGLQAIAVAVHQVMTGQHEIVVAGGTESMSMVPMTGNKYAPNPYFAEHWPEVYLSMGLTAEIVAERYGVSREDQDQLALRSHMNAAAAQQAGRFDEEIVPVSTTRWTADNGRPRREEITLSADEGVRADTSMAALAKLRPAFSTKGTITAGNSSQTSDGAAAAVIMSAGRARRLRAKPLGMLRSFAVAGVAPEEMGIGPVKAIPKALSLAGLKLDDIGVIELNEAFAAQGVAVIRLAGLDPDRVNVNGGAIALGHPLGCTGAKLTATALHEMRRRKARYGMVTMCIGGGMGAAGIFEAA is encoded by the coding sequence ATGAGAGAAGCAGTCATCGTCTCGTCCGTACGTACCGCGGTGGGCAAGGCGCCGCGCGGAGCGCTGAAGGACACCCGGCCAGACGAGCTGGCCGCCATTGCCGTCCGGGAGGCGGTGCGGCGGGTTGCGGGGCTTGATCCCCAGGAGGTCGAGGATTGCATCCTTGGCTGCGCCTTCCCCGAAGCAGAGCAGGGGATGAACGTGGCCAGGGTGGTGGCGCTGCGCGCCGGCCTGCCCATCACCACCTCCGGGATGACCATCAACCGGTACTGCTCCTCGGGCCTGCAGGCGATCGCCGTAGCCGTCCACCAGGTCATGACCGGGCAGCACGAGATCGTTGTGGCCGGCGGAACCGAAAGTATGAGCATGGTCCCGATGACCGGGAACAAGTACGCTCCAAATCCTTACTTCGCGGAGCACTGGCCGGAAGTCTACCTTTCCATGGGCCTGACAGCGGAGATCGTGGCCGAGCGGTACGGCGTCTCTCGCGAAGACCAGGACCAGCTCGCCCTGCGCAGCCACATGAACGCGGCCGCCGCCCAGCAGGCGGGCAGGTTCGACGAGGAGATCGTGCCGGTCTCCACCACGCGGTGGACCGCGGACAACGGCCGGCCTCGGCGTGAGGAGATCACCCTGTCGGCGGACGAGGGCGTGCGCGCCGACACTTCAATGGCCGCGCTTGCCAAGCTCAGGCCGGCCTTCTCCACAAAGGGGACGATCACAGCGGGCAACTCCTCGCAGACCAGCGACGGCGCGGCCGCGGCTGTGATCATGTCCGCCGGACGTGCCAGGCGGCTGCGGGCAAAGCCGCTGGGCATGCTCCGCTCCTTTGCGGTGGCCGGGGTGGCCCCGGAGGAGATGGGCATCGGCCCGGTCAAGGCCATCCCAAAGGCCCTGTCCCTGGCCGGGCTGAAGCTCGACGACATCGGGGTGATCGAACTGAACGAGGCCTTCGCGGCGCAGGGTGTGGCCGTGATCCGGCTGGCAGGGCTGGATCCGGATCGGGTCAACGTCAACGGCGGAGCCATCGCGCTTGGCCACCCGCTGGGCTGTACCGGCGCGAAGCTCACGGCGACCGCGCTGCACGAGATGCGCCGGCGGAAGGCGCGCTATGGAATGGTGACGATGTGCATCGGCGGTGGTATGGGCGCAGCGGGTATCTTCGAGGCGGCATAG
- a CDS encoding 3-hydroxyacyl-CoA dehydrogenase/enoyl-CoA hydratase family protein: MISSTATAPTASRKMRLTRAAVLGAGVMGSTIAAHLANVGIPTVLLDIVPKEPNDDERKRGLGLDAPEVRNRFARTGLERAVKAQPAAFYSPDRAALVTTGNFEDHLDLIRDADWVIEAVVEDLAIKRDLLARVEARWRPGMIVSTNTSGLPVAAVAEQSGQEFRAHFLGTHFFNPPRYMKLLELIPTPHTHAWVTEAVAGWGERLLGKGIVYAKDTPNFIANRIGTYGMLKAIHLMVDLGLEIDEVDELTGPILGRPRSATFRTGDLVGLDTLLHVASNSHRNLPDDEERGIYVPPAILTEMAKRGWLGEKTGGGFYKRQDGDILTLDYRTFEYRPRKRLSTGALEAAKSIAEPEKRVAALLAMEDKYGEFLRRLTGAVLVYAARRIPEISDDVVNVDRALRWGFGWDHGPFEQWDALAAIGAADRLLPPGEEMPEVLRQVRERGAGAWYRDGADGRTYFDLESATYLPEPGLEGRILLPHLKSRGRTVEGNAGASLVDLGDGVACLEFHSKMNAIGEDIIVMTRRALERVRSDFDALVIGNQGSDFCVGANLMLILMEAQEGNWEDLDFVVRQFQGATMELRRSVAPVVAAPFGRTLGGGVEFCLGCAHIQAAAETYMGLVEAGVGLIPAGGGTMEMTKRVAAAAPEDSSADLLPLLRKAFENIAMAKVSISGEDARRLGFLRPSDGVTVNGDLLLSDAKAAALALVRGNYRPPQPGLIRVIGSRGFAAIESLLYIMRTGGYITDHDIVVSRKLGFIMCGGDVPEGTRVSEEYLLDLEREAFLSLLGMPATLDRIRHMLQTGKPLRN; this comes from the coding sequence ATGATCTCCTCTACTGCTACTGCGCCCACCGCCAGTCGCAAGATGCGTCTTACCCGCGCCGCCGTCCTGGGCGCGGGTGTCATGGGCAGCACGATCGCCGCGCACCTGGCCAACGTCGGCATACCCACGGTGCTCCTGGACATCGTCCCAAAGGAGCCGAACGACGACGAGCGCAAGCGCGGGCTGGGGCTTGATGCCCCCGAGGTGCGCAACCGGTTCGCCCGCACCGGGCTGGAGCGCGCGGTCAAGGCCCAGCCGGCCGCGTTCTACTCTCCGGATCGGGCCGCCCTGGTCACCACGGGCAACTTCGAGGACCACCTGGACCTGATCCGCGACGCGGACTGGGTCATCGAGGCGGTGGTGGAGGACCTGGCCATCAAGCGCGACCTGCTGGCTCGGGTCGAGGCCAGATGGCGGCCCGGCATGATCGTCAGCACCAACACGAGCGGCCTGCCCGTCGCCGCGGTGGCCGAGCAGTCGGGCCAGGAGTTCCGCGCTCACTTCCTGGGAACTCACTTCTTCAACCCACCGCGGTACATGAAACTGCTGGAACTCATCCCCACGCCGCACACGCACGCGTGGGTAACCGAAGCGGTCGCCGGCTGGGGCGAGCGGCTGCTGGGCAAGGGGATCGTCTACGCGAAGGACACGCCCAACTTCATAGCCAACCGCATCGGAACCTACGGGATGCTGAAGGCGATCCACCTGATGGTTGACCTCGGCCTCGAGATTGACGAGGTGGACGAGCTGACCGGGCCGATCCTGGGCCGCCCCAGGAGCGCGACCTTCCGGACCGGCGACCTGGTCGGCCTGGACACGCTCCTGCACGTGGCCTCCAACTCGCACCGCAACCTGCCCGATGACGAAGAGCGCGGCATCTACGTTCCCCCGGCGATCCTCACCGAGATGGCCAAGCGCGGGTGGCTGGGCGAGAAGACCGGCGGCGGGTTCTACAAGCGGCAGGACGGGGACATCCTCACCCTCGACTACCGGACCTTCGAGTACCGCCCGCGCAAGCGGCTGTCTACCGGGGCGCTGGAGGCGGCAAAGTCGATCGCCGAACCGGAGAAGCGGGTGGCGGCGCTGCTGGCCATGGAAGACAAGTACGGCGAGTTCCTGCGCCGGCTCACGGGAGCGGTGCTCGTCTACGCCGCCCGCCGCATTCCTGAGATCAGCGACGACGTGGTCAACGTGGATCGCGCCCTGCGCTGGGGGTTCGGTTGGGATCATGGACCGTTCGAGCAGTGGGACGCCCTTGCCGCCATCGGGGCGGCCGACCGCTTGCTGCCGCCCGGCGAGGAGATGCCGGAAGTCCTGCGCCAGGTCCGCGAGCGTGGGGCCGGGGCCTGGTACCGCGACGGGGCAGATGGGCGGACCTACTTTGATCTGGAATCGGCGACGTACCTGCCGGAACCCGGACTGGAAGGCCGCATCCTGCTCCCGCACCTCAAGTCGCGCGGCCGCACCGTGGAGGGGAACGCGGGAGCCAGCCTGGTAGACCTGGGCGATGGGGTCGCCTGTCTGGAGTTCCACTCCAAGATGAACGCCATCGGCGAGGACATCATCGTCATGACCCGCCGGGCGCTGGAGCGGGTCAGGTCCGACTTCGACGCCCTGGTCATCGGCAACCAGGGGTCCGACTTCTGCGTGGGCGCAAACCTCATGCTCATCCTCATGGAGGCCCAGGAGGGCAACTGGGAGGATCTGGACTTCGTGGTCCGGCAGTTCCAGGGCGCCACGATGGAGCTGCGGCGCTCGGTCGCGCCGGTTGTCGCAGCGCCGTTCGGACGCACGCTGGGCGGCGGCGTGGAGTTCTGCCTGGGCTGCGCGCACATACAGGCCGCCGCGGAGACCTACATGGGGCTTGTCGAAGCCGGGGTCGGCCTCATCCCGGCCGGCGGCGGCACGATGGAGATGACCAAGCGGGTGGCGGCCGCGGCGCCGGAGGATTCCTCCGCCGACCTGCTCCCGCTCCTTCGCAAGGCGTTCGAGAACATTGCCATGGCCAAGGTGTCCATCTCGGGCGAGGACGCCCGGCGATTGGGCTTCCTGCGCCCCTCCGACGGGGTCACGGTCAACGGCGACCTGCTGCTCTCCGACGCCAAGGCCGCGGCGCTGGCGCTTGTGAGGGGTAACTACCGGCCGCCTCAGCCCGGTTTGATCCGGGTGATCGGATCGCGTGGTTTCGCGGCGATCGAGTCGTTGCTCTACATCATGCGCACCGGCGGATACATTACCGATCACGACATCGTGGTGTCCAGGAAACTCGGATTCATCATGTGTGGAGGGGACGTGCCCGAGGGCACCCGTGTGTCCGAGGAGTACCTGCTGGACCTTGAGCGCGAGGCGTTCTTGAGTTTGCTCGGGATGCCGGCAACCCTGGATCGCATCCGGCACATGCTTCAGACCGGAAAGCCGCTGCGCAACTAG
- a CDS encoding WYL domain-containing protein, which produces MIPPGEIRALRAEWRLRDDIIEKDYVLGWLLAGIATDPALSATWVFKGGTCLRKCYYETFRFSEDLDFTIVGGGPEEPNELLLAFRRIGEWLLDRSGIELVPDEQSFTRQRNLRGNPTTQGRIAFRGPIRSPMPPKVKLDLTSDEVVVEAPVRRPISHPYSDGALPVVDGVLCYSIVDLMAEKIRALAERCRPRDLYDVVHLYRYPDLRERAAAVSAALSRKCTHVGIPVPTAETIRSSPYREEVEIEWHNMLAHQLPHLPPFAEFWAALDEVFAWVRGEWAVPTHRRAEIGDLHASWMPPRAMASWRRGAPLELIRFAGANRLKVEIDYRAEAGRQGPRVVEPYSLRMTKDGNLVLFVVNDRGQLRGYRVDRIAGARVTEAPFQPRYLVEF; this is translated from the coding sequence ATGATTCCCCCAGGTGAGATCCGCGCGCTGCGGGCCGAGTGGCGGCTCCGGGACGACATCATCGAGAAGGACTACGTCCTGGGCTGGCTGCTCGCCGGCATCGCAACGGATCCAGCGCTCTCGGCCACCTGGGTGTTCAAGGGCGGCACCTGCCTCCGGAAGTGTTACTACGAGACATTCCGGTTCTCCGAGGATCTCGACTTCACAATTGTCGGAGGTGGCCCGGAAGAGCCGAACGAGCTCCTCCTGGCGTTCAGGCGGATCGGCGAGTGGCTCTTAGACCGATCGGGCATTGAGCTCGTGCCTGACGAGCAGTCCTTCACCAGGCAGAGAAACCTCCGAGGGAACCCGACAACCCAAGGCCGGATCGCCTTCCGGGGGCCAATCCGATCACCCATGCCCCCGAAGGTCAAGCTTGATCTCACGAGCGACGAGGTCGTCGTGGAAGCACCGGTTCGTCGCCCCATATCACACCCCTACAGCGACGGCGCGCTCCCGGTGGTAGACGGCGTCCTCTGCTACTCGATCGTGGATCTCATGGCCGAGAAGATTAGGGCTCTCGCTGAGCGGTGCAGGCCGCGGGACCTCTACGATGTCGTCCACCTGTACAGGTATCCCGACCTCAGGGAGCGCGCGGCTGCTGTGTCGGCCGCGCTCAGCCGAAAGTGCACACATGTCGGGATCCCGGTGCCCACCGCTGAGACGATCCGGTCATCGCCGTACCGAGAAGAGGTCGAGATAGAGTGGCACAACATGCTGGCCCACCAACTGCCTCACCTGCCACCGTTCGCAGAGTTCTGGGCCGCCCTGGACGAGGTCTTCGCATGGGTGCGAGGTGAGTGGGCGGTCCCCACTCACCGCCGAGCCGAGATCGGCGATCTGCATGCCAGCTGGATGCCCCCGCGTGCGATGGCCTCGTGGCGGCGCGGTGCGCCACTCGAACTGATCCGGTTCGCCGGCGCGAACCGCCTGAAAGTCGAGATCGACTACCGTGCCGAAGCGGGCCGGCAAGGCCCTCGCGTTGTCGAGCCGTACTCGCTCCGGATGACGAAGGACGGCAACCTCGTGCTCTTTGTTGTCAACGACCGGGGCCAGCTCAGGGGCTACCGGGTCGACAGGATCGCTGGCGCGCGCGTCACGGAGGCGCCGTTCCAGCCCCGGTACCTTGTCGAGTTCTGA
- a CDS encoding DEAD/DEAH box helicase codes for MNPEQEARQRIDDLLTRAGWAVQDAGAVNLYERRGVAVREVALKTGHGEADYLLYVDGRAAGVVEAKRTGSTLTGVEPQSKRYSEGLPDDLPAWRRPLPFLYESTGVETRFTSGLDPDPRSRQVFAFHRPETLAEWLAIPGTVAEARLREELKAAEEREIYVALPTLRHGLRMMPPLNPRGLWSVQAQAIQNLEASLARDHPRSLVQMATGSGKTVMAAHLVYRLVRHAGAGRVLFLVDRSNLGRQTLREFQGFVSPDDGRKFTELYNVQHLQSNRIDQVNRVCIATIQRIYSMLKGEELDPELEEQSAFEMLPLRKEPAPVEYNLDIPIETFNVIITDECHRSIYNLWRQVLEYFDAFLIGMTATPSKQTLGFFNQNLVMEYSHEQAVADGVNVDFDVYRIRTEITERGSKVEAGYYVDRRNRQTRAVRWEQLDEDLVYAPNQLDRDVVAPDQIRTVIRAFRDRLSTEIFPGRSEVPKTLIFAKDDSHADDIVQIVRQEFGRGNEFAQKITYKTTGAKPEDLLQAFRTSYFPRIAVTVDMIATGTDIRPLEVVLFMRNVRSRNFFEQMKGRGVRIISSTEFQSVTPDAAHKTHFVIVDAVGVTEQNLSDSYSLEKQPTIPFEKLLDAVAMGNREPEVLSSLASRLARLDRQLTVSDRRALQDVAQGLALKEMTSALLKAADPDAVLDAARQATGQDEPPEEAVARARRDLAEAAARPLAANPELRQRLIDIRRSYEQMIDTVSQDRLVEAGYSADATDRARALVRSFQEFIAQHRDEITALQVLYSRPYRQRLTYRDIRGLADALQMPPRALTPDRLWAAYQQLDRSRVRGSGHRMLADIVSLVRFAIGQDAELVPFADHVRERFDTWLAVQQLMGRASTAEQRRWLEAIRDHIAGSVSMGLEDFQLSPFDQRGGLGRAYALFGKELEALLDELNRELVA; via the coding sequence ATGAACCCCGAACAGGAAGCGCGCCAGCGAATTGACGACCTGTTGACCCGGGCCGGCTGGGCCGTGCAGGATGCCGGCGCCGTCAACCTGTACGAGCGCCGCGGAGTCGCCGTGCGCGAGGTCGCCCTCAAGACCGGCCACGGCGAGGCCGACTACCTGCTGTACGTGGACGGCAGGGCTGCCGGCGTAGTCGAGGCCAAACGAACGGGTTCTACTCTCACAGGTGTTGAGCCACAGTCCAAAAGATACAGCGAAGGGCTCCCAGACGACCTGCCTGCCTGGCGGCGACCTCTCCCCTTCCTCTATGAGAGCACTGGGGTCGAGACCCGGTTCACCAGCGGCCTTGATCCCGACCCGCGCAGCCGCCAGGTGTTCGCGTTCCACCGGCCGGAGACCCTGGCCGAGTGGCTGGCCATCCCTGGGACGGTGGCCGAAGCGCGGCTCCGCGAGGAGTTGAAGGCGGCAGAGGAACGCGAGATCTACGTCGCGCTTCCCACACTGCGCCACGGTCTCAGGATGATGCCTCCGCTGAACCCGCGAGGGCTGTGGTCGGTACAGGCTCAGGCAATCCAGAACCTGGAAGCGTCTTTGGCACGGGACCACCCCCGTTCCCTGGTTCAGATGGCCACGGGCAGCGGGAAGACGGTCATGGCCGCTCACCTGGTCTACCGGCTCGTCAGGCACGCCGGCGCCGGGCGCGTCCTCTTCCTCGTGGACCGCAGCAACCTCGGCCGCCAGACTCTGCGCGAGTTCCAGGGCTTCGTCAGCCCCGACGACGGCAGGAAGTTCACCGAACTCTACAACGTGCAGCACCTCCAGTCCAACCGCATCGACCAGGTGAACCGCGTCTGCATCGCCACCATCCAGCGCATCTATTCGATGCTGAAGGGGGAGGAACTGGATCCGGAACTGGAAGAGCAGTCCGCCTTCGAGATGCTGCCGCTCCGAAAGGAACCTGCCCCCGTCGAGTACAATTTAGATATCCCCATCGAGACCTTCAACGTCATCATCACCGACGAGTGCCATCGTTCCATCTACAACCTCTGGCGGCAGGTGCTGGAGTACTTCGACGCTTTCCTCATCGGCATGACGGCCACGCCATCGAAGCAGACCCTGGGCTTCTTCAACCAGAACCTGGTCATGGAGTACAGTCACGAGCAGGCCGTCGCCGACGGCGTGAACGTGGACTTCGACGTCTACCGCATACGCACGGAGATCACCGAACGCGGCTCCAAGGTTGAGGCCGGGTACTACGTAGACCGCCGCAACCGCCAGACGCGCGCCGTGAGGTGGGAGCAGCTCGACGAGGACCTCGTGTACGCCCCCAATCAACTGGACCGGGACGTGGTGGCTCCCGACCAGATTCGCACGGTCATCCGCGCCTTCCGTGATCGACTTTCTACTGAGATCTTTCCCGGACGTTCCGAAGTACCCAAGACGCTCATCTTCGCGAAGGACGACAGCCACGCCGATGACATCGTGCAGATCGTGCGGCAAGAGTTTGGGCGCGGCAACGAGTTCGCCCAGAAGATAACCTACAAGACGACCGGCGCGAAACCCGAGGACCTGCTGCAGGCCTTTCGCACTTCCTACTTCCCACGCATCGCCGTCACCGTGGACATGATCGCCACCGGCACGGACATCCGCCCCCTGGAGGTCGTCCTCTTCATGCGGAACGTCCGCAGCCGCAACTTCTTCGAGCAGATGAAGGGCCGCGGTGTGCGGATCATCTCCTCCACCGAGTTCCAGTCCGTCACCCCCGACGCCGCCCACAAGACCCACTTCGTCATCGTAGACGCGGTGGGTGTGACAGAGCAGAACCTCTCCGACTCCTACTCCCTGGAGAAGCAGCCTACCATCCCCTTCGAGAAGCTGCTGGACGCGGTGGCCATGGGCAACCGGGAGCCGGAGGTCCTCTCCTCCCTGGCCAGCCGGCTGGCACGCCTGGACCGCCAGCTCACGGTTTCGGATCGGCGCGCTCTCCAGGACGTGGCTCAGGGTCTGGCTCTCAAGGAGATGACTTCCGCCCTGCTCAAGGCTGCGGACCCGGACGCCGTGCTTGACGCCGCCCGCCAGGCGACGGGCCAGGACGAACCGCCGGAAGAAGCCGTTGCACGGGCGCGGAGGGACCTCGCGGAGGCGGCTGCCCGCCCACTCGCCGCCAACCCAGAACTGCGCCAGCGTCTCATCGACATTCGACGGTCGTACGAGCAGATGATCGACACCGTCAGCCAGGATCGTCTCGTGGAAGCCGGTTACTCCGCTGACGCCACCGACCGCGCCCGGGCCCTGGTGCGGTCCTTCCAGGAGTTCATCGCACAGCACCGCGATGAGATCACTGCCCTGCAGGTCCTCTACAGCCGGCCCTATCGGCAGCGCCTGACCTACCGGGATATCAGGGGCCTTGCCGACGCCTTGCAGATGCCTCCCAGGGCGCTGACGCCTGACCGGCTGTGGGCTGCGTACCAGCAACTCGACCGATCCCGCGTGCGCGGATCCGGCCATCGGATGCTGGCTGACATTGTTTCTCTGGTGCGCTTCGCGATCGGCCAGGACGCGGAGTTGGTCCCATTTGCCGACCATGTGCGGGAGCGGTTCGATACCTGGCTGGCGGTCCAACAACTGATGGGTCGCGCCTCCACGGCCGAGCAGCGCCGCTGGCTGGAAGCCATCCGCGACCACATCGCGGGCAGCGTGAGCATGGGGCTGGAGGACTTTCAGTTGTCACCCTTTGACCAGCGGGGAGGCCTGGGCCGGGCCTACGCCCTCTTCGGGAAGGAGTTGGAGGCGCTGCTGGACGAGTTGAACCGGGAGTTGGTGGCATGA
- a CDS encoding SAM-dependent DNA methyltransferase: MSTASAIGQKLWNYCNVLRDAGLSYGDYLEQLTYLIFLKMMHERAQPPYSLLPDFQPPPIPEGYDWPSLLARDGDELETHYRHLLERLGREQGTLGVIFRKAQNKIQDPAMLRRLIVDLIDRENWSALSADVKGDAYEALLERNAQDVKTGAGQYFTPRPLIQAIVDVIRPAPSMTICDPACGTGGFLLAAHDYIVRHYPHMDRGQREELKYRALYGWDIVEGVARLCVMNLYLHGVGGDETLIKVDDSLRAHPGTDFDMVLTNPPFGKKSSLTFVNGEGEQARDTLVVIRDDFSASTSNKQLNFLQHVRSILKIHGRAAVVVPDNVLFEGGAGETIRRRLLHECDVHTLLRLPTGIFYAQGVKANVLFFDRKPASQTPWTKTLWIYDLRTNKHFTLKTNPLTRADLDDFVACCNPENRHARKETGRFRPFPYEELVKRDKANLDIFWLRDESVEDSASLPPPEVLAEEIVEDLRAALEQFEEIGADLEPKPYPSA; encoded by the coding sequence ATGAGCACGGCCTCGGCTATCGGCCAGAAGTTGTGGAACTACTGCAACGTCCTCCGGGACGCCGGCCTCTCATACGGCGACTACCTGGAGCAACTTACCTACCTGATCTTCCTCAAGATGATGCATGAGCGGGCGCAGCCGCCGTACTCGCTGTTGCCGGACTTCCAGCCCCCGCCCATCCCTGAAGGGTACGACTGGCCGAGCCTCCTGGCCCGGGATGGCGACGAGCTGGAGACGCACTACCGGCATCTGCTGGAACGGCTGGGACGGGAGCAGGGTACCCTAGGGGTCATCTTCCGCAAGGCCCAGAACAAGATACAAGATCCGGCGATGTTGCGCCGGCTCATCGTGGACCTCATTGATCGGGAGAACTGGTCAGCGCTCAGCGCCGACGTGAAGGGCGACGCCTACGAGGCGCTACTGGAGCGCAACGCCCAGGACGTGAAGACGGGCGCGGGACAGTACTTCACGCCCAGGCCGCTCATCCAGGCCATCGTGGACGTCATACGTCCTGCGCCGAGCATGACTATCTGCGACCCTGCCTGTGGCACCGGTGGGTTCCTTTTGGCCGCCCATGATTACATCGTCAGGCACTACCCGCACATGGACCGCGGCCAGCGTGAAGAACTGAAATACCGCGCGCTATATGGCTGGGACATCGTGGAGGGCGTGGCGCGTCTGTGCGTCATGAACCTGTACCTCCACGGCGTCGGCGGCGATGAGACGCTGATCAAGGTGGACGACAGCCTCCGGGCTCATCCGGGCACGGACTTCGATATGGTCCTGACGAATCCGCCGTTCGGGAAGAAGTCCAGCCTGACTTTCGTGAACGGGGAGGGCGAGCAGGCCAGAGACACCCTGGTCGTCATCCGGGACGACTTCTCGGCGTCCACGAGCAACAAGCAGCTCAACTTCCTCCAGCATGTGAGAAGCATTCTCAAGATCCACGGCCGGGCGGCCGTGGTCGTCCCAGACAATGTGCTCTTCGAGGGCGGCGCCGGGGAGACCATCCGCCGCCGGCTGCTCCACGAGTGCGACGTCCACACGCTGCTCCGCCTGCCCACGGGCATCTTCTATGCTCAGGGCGTCAAGGCCAACGTCCTCTTCTTCGACCGCAAGCCGGCCAGCCAAACCCCCTGGACCAAGACCCTCTGGATATATGACCTTCGTACCAACAAGCACTTCACCCTGAAGACCAATCCACTGACACGGGCTGATCTCGACGACTTCGTGGCCTGCTGCAATCCCGAGAACCGCCACGCCCGGAAGGAGACCGGGCGTTTCCGCCCATTCCCGTACGAAGAACTGGTGAAGCGCGACAAGGCGAATCTTGACATCTTCTGGCTCCGGGACGAGAGCGTGGAGGACTCCGCCAGCCTGCCCCCTCCCGAGGTGCTGGCTGAAGAGATAGTAGAGGATCTGCGCGCGGCCCTGGAGCAGTTTGAGGAAATCGGCGCAGACCTCGAGCCGAAGCCCTACCCCTCCGCTTGA